A part of Rhodamnia argentea isolate NSW1041297 chromosome 8, ASM2092103v1, whole genome shotgun sequence genomic DNA contains:
- the LOC115736607 gene encoding protein NRT1/ PTR FAMILY 8.1-like — MGEDDVYTKDGTVDYKGDPANKEKTGTWKACPFILGNECCERLAYYGMSTNLVLYFKLRLHQHSTTASNNVSNWGGTCYITPLIGAFIADAYLGRYWTIACFSIIYVFGMTLLTLSASVTGLKPSCTGKDNCHATNIQSAVCFIALYLIALGTGGIKPCVSSYGADQFDDADEAEKKRKGSFFNWFYFSINIGALIASSVLVYIQDNVGWGLGFGIPAATMAIAVCTFFSGTRLYRNQKPGGSPLTRLCQVVVASFKKYRVEVPADKSLLYETADAESSIKGSRKLDHTQDLSFFDKAAVETQTDHIKEPVTPWRLCTVTQVEELKAIIRLLPVWATGIIFATVYNQMSTLFVLQGYTMDPHVGNSSFKIPAASLAIFDTLSVLFWVPIYDRIIIPVARRFTGHKSGLTQLQRMGIGLFISIFAMISAAILEVVRLKMVRRHDYYNYEYVPMSIFWQVPQYFLIGCAEVFTFIGQLEFFYEQAPDAMRSMCSALQLTTNALGNYLSSLLVTIVTRISTRHGKLGWIPDNLNYGHLQYFFWLLAVLSVINLGAFLLIARWYTYKKAVGTLR, encoded by the exons ATGGGGGAAGACGATGTCTACACGAAAGATGGAACGGTGGACTACAAAGGCGACCCTGCCAACAAAGAGAAAACTGGAACGTGGAAGGCCTGCCCCTTTATTCTAG GCAATGAATGTTGTGAAAGGCTGGCATACTATGGCATGAGCACCAATCTGGTGCTTTACTTTAAGCTCCGATTGCATCAACACAGTACGACCGCTTCTAACAATGTTTCAAACTGGGGAGGAACGTGCTACATCACTCCTTTGATTGGAGCTTTTATCGCCGATGCCTATCTTGGGAGATATTGGACTATAGCATGCTTCTCAATTATCTATGTTTTT GGGATGACACTGCTGACGCTCTCGGCATCAGTCACTGGACTAAAGCCGAGCTGTACAGGGAAAGATAATTGTCATGCTACGAATATCCAAAGTGCGGTGTGCTTTATAGCACTCTATCTCATAGCCCTGGGGACTGGAGGGATCAAGCCTTGTGTCTCATCCTACGGAGCCGATCAATTTGACGATGCTGATGAGGCTGAGAAGAAACGCAAGGGTTCTTTCTTCAACTGGTTTTATTTCTCAATCAATATAGGCGCACTCATTGCTTCCTCTGTTTTGGTCTATATACAAGACAATGTGGGTTGGGGATTGGGTTTCGGCATTCCAGCGGCTACAATGGCAATTGCAGTATGTACTTTCTTTTCGGGCACGCGCCTTTATCGTAACCAAAAACCTGGAGGGAGCCCCCTCACACGCCTCTGTCAGGTGGTGGTGGCATCCTTCAAAAAATATCGAGTGGAAGTACCTGCTGACAAGTCTCTACTGTACGAGACGGCAGATGCCGAGTCTTCAATCAAAGGAAGCCGCAAGCTTGATCATACCCAAGATTTGAG TTTCTTTGACAAAGCTGCTGTGGAAACACAAACCGATCACATTAAGGAACCCGTGACTCCATGGAGGCTGTGCACCGTCACCCAAGTGGAGGAGTTAAAGGCAATAATACGGCTGCTTCCTGTATGGGCCACCGGAATCATCTTTGCTACTGTGTACAACCAGATGAGtaccttgtttgttttacaagGCTATACTATGGACCCTCATGTTGGAAACTCTAGTTTCAAAATTCCAGCAGCCTCTCTCGCCATCTTCGACACCCTCAGTGTCCTATTCTGGGTCCCTATATATGACCGCATCATTATTCCAGTGGCAAGGCGATTCACGGGTCACAAAAGCGGTTTAACCCAACTGCAAAGAATGGGGATCGGCCTCTTCATATCCATCTTCGCCATGATATCGGCAGCAATACTAGAGGTGGTTAGACTTAAGATGGTAAGGAGGCATGACTACTACAATTATGAGTACGTACCGATGTCAATATTCTGGCAGGTCCCCCAGTACTTCCTCATCGGTTGTGCAGAAGTGTTCACCTTCATCGGGCAATTGGAGTTCTTCTACGAACAAGCGCCCGATGCCATGAGGAGCATGTGCTCTGCTCTCCAGCTCACCACAAATGCACTCGGAAACTACTTGAGCTCGCTCCTTGTGACTATTGTCACAAGAATTAGTACGAGACACGGGAAGCTGGGATGGATACCGGACAATCTGAACTACGGTCACCTCCAATACTTCTTTTGGCTCTTGGCGGTCCTCAGCGTGATCAACTTGGGAGCTTTTCTCTTGATAGCGAGGTGGTACACATATAAGAAGGCGGTGGGGACGCTCCGTTGA